One Gossypium hirsutum isolate 1008001.06 chromosome A11, Gossypium_hirsutum_v2.1, whole genome shotgun sequence genomic window carries:
- the LOC107912147 gene encoding uncharacterized protein: MTLLDVITKASASTEPHTSQADHPIVLNTDDIFFNLKPEVENTNPTSLVNPLTGWGISQTDAKLIDLSKKFYTKLNRKLKDIHNFNKEEFIGILNPFLEKIREKGGIIIGVDTNDTGYTSVLLEKVGFLIGRDVLSLVLEACISLEIWELLEVLIFNGLVEHSCYPNLVVNIAAKKRSDLLCLCVKHARNLGSVELLCILKYFLCPPKDSNVSMVNVRKEWESQALLAIEKAKLGKKSRLAKEASILLMVAYDGFSDPELCLHYLLSSNNVDEVILSSLLGKLVGKELMNLIRYLGKWLKKYERFPQAIPCPKASSALGLKACDWVPKVEDVVKCLGFVVDENFSSLMLQPKFCEELKSIEGVVSSLAFEARFCCSMANVIEKLRAEDIQS, from the coding sequence ATGACCTTGCTTGATGTAATAACAAAGGCTTCGGCTAGTACCGAGCCACATACTTCTCAAGCAGACCACCCCATTGTTCTAAACacagatgatattttctttaacTTAAAGCCTGAAGTTGAAAACACCAATCCCACATCGCTTGTTAATCCCCTTACTGGATGGGGAATCTCTCAAACCGATGCTAAACTCATTGACTTGAGCAAAAAGTTTTATACAAAGTTAAACAGAAAGCTCAAAGACATCCATAACTTTAATAAAGAAGAGTTTATTGGAATATTGAATCCATTTCTAGAGAAAATTAGGGAGAAAGGTGGAATTATTATTGGGGTTGATACAAATGATACTGGGTATACTTCTGTTTTGCTTGAGAAAGTTGGGTTTTTGATTGGTAGAGATGTTTTAAGTTTGGTTTTGGAAGCTTGTATTAGTTTGGAAATTTGGGAATTGTTAGAGGTGTTGATTTTTAATGGCCTTGTTGAACATTCGTGTTATCCCAATTTGGTTGTAAATATTGCTGCCAAGAAGCGGTCGGATTTGCTTTGTCTTTGCGTTAAACATGCTCGAAATTTGGGTTCGGTTGAGTTGCTTTGCATATTGAAATATTTTCTATGTCCACCTAAAGATAGTAATGTTAGTATGGTTAATGTGAGGAAGGAGTGGGAGAGTCAAGCTTTGCTGGCTATTGAAAAGGCCAAACTTGGAAAGAAATCACGTTTAGCCAAGGAGGCTTCGATTTTGCTTATGGTTGCATACGATGGGTTTTCAGATCCTGAGCTTTGTTTGCATTATTTGTTATCTTCGAACAATGTCGATGAGGTGATATTGTCGTCTTTGCTTGGTAAATTAGTCGGTAAAGAGTTGATGAATTTGATTCGATACTTGGGGAAATGGTTGAAAAAGTATGAGAGGTTTCCTCAAGCCATTCCATGTCCAAAGGCATCTTCTGCTTTAGGCTTAAAGGCCTGTGATTGGGTTCCCAAGGTCGAAGATGTTGTGAAATGTCTCGGGTTTGTCGTGGATGAGAACTTCTCTTCACTGATGTTGCAGCCCAAGTTCTGTGAAGAACTCAAATCTATTGAGGGAGTGGTTAGTTCCCTAGCATTTGAAGCAAGATTCTGTTGTTCGATGGCAAATGTAATCGAGAAGTTGAGAGCTGAAGATATTCAAAGCTAG